Proteins encoded by one window of Haematobia irritans isolate KBUSLIRL chromosome 2, ASM5000362v1, whole genome shotgun sequence:
- the LOC142227381 gene encoding long-chain-fatty-acid--CoA ligase heimdall-like yields the protein MSSHNSAMDYRSWSLHHPIKGRATKESLNEFKYQTISDFFRERCEKYANIPALAYKTNKTEANETPSSNQWTMITYEQYEKEVEKVAMALLYLGVPPRSSVAIMAFNCPEWFYIELAAIRINAVAAGIYTTNSAEATFHILSTAESSVVVVDNNHQMSKIRSIRSSLPQLRAVIQLQGPYEFDEKAQKEGYYRWSDLMKMNLRPMYQRELSRRELKVAPNDCALLIFTSGTVGLPKGVMLSHDNILYSAKSVSKALTSINPGNEVIVTYLPLSHVVGQAFDIFMSLNYGATVYFADCNALKGTILTTFMEVKPTMAIAVPRICEKFYERHIQMDSESSRTFRVLSEMAKVTMLQYHLERMKEININPSKSRIPSLKYWMASAIIYRLKTYLGLEHCKLAMVGGAPISETVTNFFLSLDLPLIDGFGLSETSGGVIFSLQKPNVLTIGKPLRGVDIKIHEPDENGEGELLIRSRTNFMGYLKEPEKTMETIRQDGYICTGDCGRIDKDGYVYITGRIKELIITSGGENMPPVVIEDSIKKELPCISNAVAVGDHRKYVTVLLTFKTLISPEAGYPLDNLLPETIDWLSTLDLHYTKLSEILHMEYPKNFKDFDVNSVEIRLDEKVHKALESGIEKANRHAISNAQRVQYFSILPHDFTIVTGELGPTMKLRRNIIHKKYAKYIDKMYS from the exons ATGTCCTCTCATAATTCTGCCATGGACTATAGATCATGGTCTTTACATCATCCCATAAAAGGTCGAGCTACCAAAGAAAGCCTCAATGAATTTAAATATCAGACAATATCggatttttttcgtgaacgttgtGAAAAATATGCCAATATTCCAGCATTGGCTTATAAGACTAACAAGACAGAAGCCAATGAGACACCATCATCTAATCAATGGACAATGATTACCTATGAGCAATATGAAAAGGAAGTGGAAAAAGTTGCTATGGCCTTGCTGTATTTGGGTGTACCACCTCGTTCTTCGGTGGCCATTATGGCTTTCAATTGTCCCGAATGGTTTTACATTGAATTGGCAGCTATACGAATTAATGCTGTGGCCGCTGGTATATATACCACCAATTCTGCCGAGGCGACTTTTCATATACTCTCAACAGCTGAGTCTTCGGTGGTGGTTGTAGACAACAATCATCAGATGTCTAAGATACGCTCTATAAGGTCTAGCTTGCCCCAATTGCGGGCAGTGATACAATTACAGGGTCCCTATGAGTTTGATGAGAAGGCCCAGAAAGAAGGTTATTATCGTTGGTCAGATTTAATGAAAATGAATCTAAGACCCATGTATCAAAGAGAATTGTCCCGAAGGGAATTGAAAGTGGCGCCCAACGATTGTGCATTGCTGATATTTACG TCCGGTACTGTGGGCTTGCCCAAAGGTGTTATGCTATCCCACGATAATATCCTCTATTCAGCAAAAAGTGTATCCAAAGCTCTTACCTCCATTAATCCAGGAAACGAAGTCATTGTCACTTATTTACCATTGAGCCATGTTGTGGGTCAGGCTTTCGATATATTTATGAGTTTGAATTATGGAGCTACTGTATATTTTGCCGATTGTAATGCCCTGAAAGGTACCATCTTAACTACATTTATGGAAGTCAAACCCACCATGGCTATTGCGGTACCTAGAATATGTGAAAAGTTTTATGAGCGGCATATACAAATGGATAGCGAATCTTCGAGAACATTTAGGGTATTGAGTGAAATGGCAAAAGTTACAATGTTACAGTACCATTTGGAGCGAATGAAAGA aattaaTATAAATCCTTCTAAGAGCCGTATACCTTCACTTAAATATTGGATGGCATCTGCAATAATATATCGCCTAAAAACATATTTGGGTTTGGAACATTGTAAACTGGCCATGGTTGGTGGAGCTCCAATCTCAGAGACTGTGACTAATTTCTTCCTCAGTCTAGATTTACCGTTGATCGATGGTTTTGGTTTATCTGAAACTTCTGGTGGCGTGATATTTTCCCTACAAAAGCCCAATGTGTTGACCATAGGAAAACCACTTAGAGGTGTCGACATTAAGATCCATGAACCTGATGAGAATGGTGAAGGGGAG ctTCTTATACGTTCTCGCACAAATTTTATGGGCTATCTAAAGGAACCGGAAAAGACTATGGAAACCATAAGGCAGGATGGTTACATTTGCACTGGTGATTGTGGAAGAATCGATAAAGATGGTTATGTGTATATCACCGGACGTATAAAGGAACTCATCATTACTTCGGGTGGTGAAAATATGCCTCCAGTTGTTATTGAGGATTCGATCAAGAAGGAGTTACCCTGTATTAGCAATGCTGTGGCTGTTGGAGATCATCGCAAATATGTGACTGTATTGCTAACATTTAAG ACTTTAATATCTCCTGAAGCTGGTTATCCTTTGGATAATCTATTACCCGAAACTATTGATTGGTTATCAACATTAGACCTACACTACACAAAGCTCTCTGAAATACTTCATATGGAATATCCCAAAAATTTCAAGGATTTTGATGTGAATAGTGTTGAAATACGTTTAGATGAAAAGGTTCATAAGGCATTGGAATCTGGCATAGAGAAAGCCAATCGTCATGCCATATCAAATGCCCAGCGTgtacaatatttttcaatattgccACATGATTTCACTATAGTTACAGGAGAATTGG gaCCCACCATGAAATTACGCCGAAATATAATTCATAAAAAGTATGCTAAATATATTGACAAGATGTATAGCTAA